A region of Sphingomonas crusticola DNA encodes the following proteins:
- a CDS encoding CorA family divalent cation transporter, whose translation MIGPGLVWTCWQGEDRVVLAEAPPPSEVSFRWFHLDLWDQRSARWIAEQSDLPADVQALFLASDDQPRALGQHGALALVLPDFEREFDREETERIGALRVALRPGLMLTGRYHPLHTPDIFRHRAAQAETLDASGALELILNSLADTLALRTGAVLSALVGLEDKLLADQDTPDTRALVSLRRLTARLFRMAGGMHTTLMRAVEDPSIGAAFGEVLARAERRLQPIERHVVAAQGQLRLLREELDLQAGQRTNENVYLLSVITALIMPATLVTGFFGMNTDGMPFEHGAGGTMMASVLAIGSSLVTWLLLRSTGLIRR comes from the coding sequence ATGATCGGGCCGGGCCTCGTCTGGACCTGCTGGCAGGGCGAGGACCGGGTCGTGCTTGCGGAGGCGCCGCCGCCTTCCGAGGTGTCATTCCGCTGGTTTCACCTCGATCTGTGGGATCAGCGCAGCGCGCGCTGGATCGCTGAACAATCTGATCTTCCGGCAGACGTACAGGCGCTCTTCCTTGCCTCGGACGATCAGCCGCGTGCGCTAGGTCAACATGGTGCGCTGGCGTTGGTGCTGCCCGACTTCGAACGCGAGTTCGATCGTGAGGAGACGGAGCGGATCGGCGCGCTGCGGGTGGCATTGCGTCCGGGGCTGATGCTAACCGGGCGCTATCATCCGCTGCACACGCCCGACATTTTCCGCCATCGCGCCGCACAAGCAGAGACGCTGGACGCATCGGGGGCGCTGGAGCTGATCCTCAACAGCTTGGCGGACACGCTCGCCTTGCGGACCGGCGCGGTGCTGTCGGCGCTGGTCGGGCTGGAAGATAAGTTGCTGGCGGATCAGGATACGCCCGATACGCGCGCTTTGGTGTCGTTGCGCCGGCTGACGGCACGACTGTTCCGTATGGCCGGGGGGATGCACACCACTTTGATGCGCGCGGTCGAGGATCCGTCAATCGGCGCCGCCTTCGGGGAGGTGCTGGCGCGGGCCGAGCGACGGCTGCAGCCGATCGAGCGGCATGTGGTGGCGGCACAGGGCCAGCTCAGGCTGCTGCGCGAGGAGCTCGATCTGCAGGCCGGCCAGCGCACCAATGAGAATGTCTATCTGCTGTCGGTAATCACGGCCTTGATCATGCCGGCGACATTGGTGACGGGCTTCTTCGGCATGAATACGGACGGCATGCCGTTCGAGCATGGCGCCGGCGGCACGATGATGGCGAGTGTGCTGGCAATCGGGTCGTCACTGGTGACTTGGCTATTGTTGCGGTCGACGGGACTCATCAGGCGATAG
- the hflX gene encoding GTPase HflX yields MSGFSREEADEVRHGARAVIAMPEINNGLRDTDARLDEAAGLAVAIGLEVVDRLSFRVRQPKPATLFGSGQVEQIATAARMHDAELIVVDAALTPVQQQNLEKACEAKVIDRTGLILEIFGERAATAEGRLQVELAHLDYQAGRLVRSWTHLERQRGGFGFLGGPGETQIEADRRLIRDRMAKIRRELEQVRKTRGLHRARRERAPWPVVALVGYTNAGKSTLFNLLTGADVMAENLLFATLDPTMRQVSLPGIDKVILSDTVGFVSDLPTQLVAAFRATLEEVTAADLILHVRDIAHPDSEAQRADVLAVLKEIGVGPEAGEGVPIVEVWNKIDALDPEAHDRILADAARDEDVIAVSALTGEGIDALRRDVAERLLAGALVHNITLPAGDGGAIAWLHQHGEVLEQAMEGETMTMDVRLSPDEWSRFQSRP; encoded by the coding sequence ATGAGTGGATTTAGCAGGGAAGAAGCGGACGAAGTCCGTCACGGCGCGCGGGCGGTCATCGCAATGCCGGAAATCAATAATGGTCTGCGCGATACGGATGCGCGTCTGGACGAGGCTGCCGGCCTCGCCGTCGCCATCGGGCTTGAGGTGGTCGACCGGCTGTCCTTCCGCGTTCGCCAACCCAAGCCCGCGACCTTGTTCGGGTCCGGTCAGGTCGAGCAGATCGCCACGGCTGCGCGGATGCACGACGCGGAATTGATCGTCGTCGATGCCGCGCTGACGCCGGTACAACAGCAAAATCTGGAGAAAGCGTGCGAGGCCAAGGTCATCGACCGCACCGGGCTGATCCTCGAAATCTTCGGCGAGCGCGCGGCAACTGCTGAGGGCAGGCTGCAGGTCGAGCTGGCCCATCTGGATTATCAGGCGGGCCGGCTGGTCCGGTCCTGGACCCACCTTGAACGTCAGCGCGGCGGCTTCGGCTTCCTTGGCGGCCCTGGCGAAACCCAGATCGAGGCCGATCGCCGCTTGATCCGCGACCGCATGGCCAAAATCCGGCGCGAGCTTGAGCAGGTCCGCAAGACGCGCGGGCTGCATCGTGCGCGGCGCGAGCGCGCGCCGTGGCCGGTGGTGGCGCTGGTCGGCTATACCAATGCCGGCAAGTCGACACTGTTCAACCTGCTGACCGGCGCGGACGTGATGGCGGAAAATTTGCTGTTCGCGACGCTCGATCCGACTATGCGCCAGGTGTCGCTGCCGGGCATCGATAAGGTAATACTGTCGGACACGGTCGGTTTCGTGTCCGATCTGCCGACGCAATTGGTCGCTGCGTTCCGCGCCACGCTGGAAGAGGTCACCGCCGCCGACCTGATCCTCCACGTCCGCGACATCGCCCATCCGGATAGCGAAGCGCAGCGTGCGGACGTGCTCGCGGTGCTGAAGGAGATCGGCGTCGGCCCGGAAGCGGGCGAGGGTGTCCCGATCGTCGAAGTGTGGAACAAGATCGACGCACTCGACCCGGAGGCGCACGATCGCATCCTGGCCGATGCCGCCCGTGACGAGGATGTCATCGCCGTGTCCGCCTTGACCGGCGAGGGGATCGACGCATTGCGCCGGGATGTCGCCGAGCGTCTCCTCGCCGGCGCGCTGGTGCATAATATCACGCTGCCGGCGGGCGATGGCGGGGCGATCGCCTGGCTCCACCAGCATGGCGAGGTGCTCGAGCAGGCGATGGAAGGCGAGACGATGACGATGGATGTGCGTCTGTCGCCGGACGAGTGGAGCCGCTTCCAGTCGCGTCCCTGA
- the hfq gene encoding RNA chaperone Hfq produces the protein MKEAGQMADKVNNLQDIFLNTLRKTKTPVTMFLVKGVKLQGIITWFDNFSVLLRRDGQSQLIYKHAISTVMPAHPLDLAEVDKAFEDKKSPLLQEIFLAAVRKSGEPVTMFLVNGVMLQGEIAAYDLFCMMLRRDGMSQLVYKHAISTVQPLRPLNLMSGEEGEDEEE, from the coding sequence ATGAAAGAGGCCGGCCAGATGGCGGACAAGGTCAACAATCTCCAGGACATCTTCCTGAACACCTTACGCAAAACCAAAACCCCGGTGACGATGTTCCTCGTGAAGGGCGTCAAGCTGCAGGGTATCATTACCTGGTTCGACAATTTCTCGGTGCTGCTGCGCCGCGATGGCCAGAGCCAGCTGATCTACAAGCACGCAATCTCGACAGTTATGCCCGCGCACCCGCTCGACCTCGCCGAAGTCGATAAGGCGTTCGAGGACAAGAAGTCGCCGTTGCTGCAGGAAATTTTCCTTGCGGCGGTACGCAAGTCCGGCGAGCCGGTGACGATGTTCCTCGTCAACGGCGTGATGCTGCAGGGCGAGATTGCTGCCTATGACCTGTTCTGCATGATGCTGCGTCGCGACGGGATGAGCCAGCTCGTCTACAAGCACGCCATCTCCACCGTTCAGCCGCTGCGTCCGCTCAACCTGATGAGCGGCGAGGAAGGCGAAGACGAGGAAGAATAA
- a CDS encoding sigma-54-dependent transcriptional regulator, translating to MPLDILVVDDEADIRELVSGVLEDEGYRPRTAGDADATLAALAERRPSLVLLDVWLQGSRLDGLQLLSEIKRRDPTLPVIVFSGHGNIDTAVAAVRQGAVDFIEKPFESARLLHLVARATETDQLRRENATLRAQIGQEDELTGTSQAINHVRATLKRVAGTGSRVLIAGPAGAGKEVAARLLHNWSPRQRAPFIVVSAARMTPDRVEEELFGAEEGGELVRTGLLEQAHGGTLFLDEIADMPMSAQAKILRVLTDQSFSRVGGTRTVKVDVRVVSATARDLTAEISAGRFREDLYYRLNVVPVVLPPLEQRREDVPTLALHFAARYAAERRVPTPELSAEAAAALQAYDWPGNVRQLRNVIERTIILAPGDRIGRIDADMLPPELLSGQAEIVPGNAGRSIMGTPLREARETFEREYLRVQIRRFSGNISRTATFIGMERSALHRKLKSLGLADPRGEDE from the coding sequence ATGCCGCTCGATATTTTGGTTGTGGACGACGAAGCGGACATTCGTGAGCTCGTCTCCGGCGTACTCGAGGATGAGGGCTATCGGCCGCGCACGGCGGGCGATGCCGACGCCACGCTGGCTGCGCTGGCCGAGCGGCGGCCGAGCCTGGTTCTGCTCGACGTGTGGCTGCAGGGATCGCGCCTCGACGGATTGCAATTGCTGAGCGAGATCAAGCGGCGCGATCCGACGCTGCCGGTAATCGTGTTTTCTGGCCATGGTAATATCGACACGGCGGTGGCGGCGGTGCGCCAGGGCGCGGTCGATTTCATCGAAAAGCCATTCGAAAGCGCGCGCCTCCTCCACCTCGTCGCGCGCGCCACCGAAACCGATCAGCTGCGGCGCGAGAATGCCACCTTGCGCGCCCAGATCGGCCAGGAGGATGAGCTTACCGGTACGTCGCAGGCGATCAATCATGTCCGTGCTACGCTCAAGCGCGTCGCCGGGACCGGCAGCCGGGTGCTGATTGCGGGCCCTGCCGGGGCGGGTAAGGAAGTGGCGGCGCGGCTGCTCCACAATTGGTCGCCGCGTCAGCGCGCGCCTTTCATCGTCGTCTCGGCCGCGCGCATGACGCCGGACCGGGTTGAGGAGGAATTGTTCGGCGCCGAGGAAGGCGGCGAGCTGGTCCGTACCGGGCTGCTCGAACAGGCGCACGGGGGCACCCTGTTCCTCGACGAAATTGCCGACATGCCGATGTCGGCCCAGGCCAAGATCCTGCGGGTGCTGACCGACCAGAGCTTCTCCCGCGTCGGCGGCACGCGCACCGTCAAGGTCGACGTCCGTGTCGTTTCCGCGACGGCACGCGACCTCACCGCCGAAATCAGCGCGGGCCGTTTCCGCGAGGACCTTTATTATCGGCTCAACGTCGTGCCGGTCGTGCTGCCGCCGCTCGAGCAAAGGCGCGAGGATGTGCCGACGCTGGCGCTGCATTTCGCGGCTCGTTACGCGGCCGAGCGGCGCGTGCCGACGCCCGAATTGAGCGCCGAGGCTGCCGCTGCGCTCCAGGCCTATGACTGGCCCGGTAATGTCCGCCAGCTACGCAACGTCATCGAGCGCACGATCATCCTCGCGCCCGGCGACCGCATCGGCCGGATCGATGCCGACATGCTGCCCCCTGAATTGCTATCCGGCCAGGCCGAGATCGTGCCGGGAAATGCCGGCCGTTCGATCATGGGTACGCCTCTGCGTGAGGCGCGCGAGACGTTCGAGCGCGAATATCTTCGTGTTCAGATCCGCCGTTTTTCCGGGAATATCAGCCGTACCGCGACCTTCATCGGGATGGAGCGCTCGGCGCTCCACCGCAAGCTCAAGAGCCTGGGCCTCGCCGATCCGCGCGGCGAGGACGAATAG